In the Flavisolibacter tropicus genome, one interval contains:
- a CDS encoding ComEC/Rec2 family competence protein, producing the protein MNAFIASNFLEKGVFSSMSVTPHVNLRRMPMLRLLMPFMLGIGCQWYWPHPPSLLGECALPILIFLFIAYRLPIVHRFAYKQVSGFLLQALLFIAGSLLAWKQDVRNNTQWISHQTKPEQALLLRLEEPLVEKPNSYKALATVKGRYTKDHLEPLTGQVILYFKKDSNSLSLSYGSQIITAKRLQLIRNTGNPGGFDFQQYSLRQGTTHQAYLTLNDYQVLPQKEEAALTKAIYRCRQAIVETLQQYIPGEKEAGLAEALLIGYKDDLDKNLVQSYSNTGVVHVIAISGLHLGIIYWLLLLLTRPLSRQSWRWGRFLLIIAGLWAFSLLAGAQPSVLRSAVMFTCIAFSTVIDRKASIYNTLALSAFVLLCINPYWLWDVGFQLSYLAVLSILVFFKPIYNWCFFPNKLVDFVWKLTAVSMAAQILTLPISIYYFHQFPLLFLLSNLVAVPLSSLILIGEIILCALAFIPSIAVKCGQLLSLLIQGLNNYVERLDSVSFAVWQNLSISPLQTALLYACILGLTLWLLHQQTKAIRIALSSALLFIGLRALSFKQATQQQQLIVYNIPKRQAIDVIQGQSSAFIGDSALLQEPALYRFHLQPSRIHYRIEEQHCINQKTFVIEGKQCLVIDTTVVFQPQPTKPVIDLLILSKNPKLYLEQIAQASTIKQIVIDGSVPHWKADLWKRSALALHIPFYDVQEQGAFVMPF; encoded by the coding sequence ATGAATGCATTCATCGCCTCTAATTTTTTAGAAAAGGGTGTATTTTCAAGCATGTCTGTTACCCCACATGTAAACCTACGGCGTATGCCTATGCTACGCCTGTTAATGCCGTTTATGCTGGGTATAGGCTGTCAATGGTACTGGCCCCACCCACCTTCTCTTTTAGGTGAATGCGCCCTCCCTATCCTCATTTTTCTTTTCATCGCTTATCGTTTACCTATTGTGCACCGGTTTGCCTATAAGCAAGTAAGCGGTTTTCTTTTGCAAGCCTTGTTGTTTATAGCCGGCAGTTTACTAGCGTGGAAACAAGATGTGCGTAATAACACACAATGGATTAGTCACCAAACTAAACCAGAGCAAGCCCTGTTACTACGACTGGAAGAACCATTAGTAGAAAAACCCAACTCCTATAAAGCACTGGCAACGGTAAAAGGCAGGTACACAAAAGATCATTTGGAGCCTCTGACCGGGCAAGTGATTCTTTACTTTAAAAAAGATAGTAACAGCCTCTCCTTAAGCTATGGCAGCCAGATCATAACAGCCAAACGGTTACAGCTTATTCGAAATACAGGCAATCCCGGAGGTTTTGACTTTCAGCAATACAGTCTGCGCCAAGGCACCACGCACCAAGCCTACTTAACGCTCAACGACTACCAAGTGCTGCCCCAAAAAGAGGAAGCCGCTTTAACCAAAGCCATCTATCGTTGCCGGCAAGCAATTGTTGAGACATTGCAACAATATATACCCGGTGAAAAAGAAGCCGGCTTGGCAGAAGCCTTACTTATTGGCTATAAAGACGATCTGGACAAGAACCTGGTACAGTCTTATTCCAATACAGGCGTGGTACATGTCATCGCTATTTCTGGTTTGCACCTGGGAATTATTTATTGGCTACTGTTACTTCTCACCCGTCCACTTTCTCGCCAATCATGGAGATGGGGGCGCTTTTTGTTGATCATAGCAGGCCTTTGGGCGTTTAGTCTACTGGCTGGTGCACAACCTTCAGTTCTGCGCTCGGCAGTGATGTTTACCTGTATAGCCTTTAGTACGGTCATAGACCGCAAGGCATCTATTTACAACACCTTAGCACTTTCAGCCTTTGTGTTACTCTGTATCAATCCATACTGGCTGTGGGATGTGGGTTTTCAGCTTTCCTACCTGGCCGTACTAAGCATTCTTGTTTTCTTTAAACCTATATACAACTGGTGCTTCTTCCCCAACAAGTTGGTTGATTTTGTATGGAAGCTAACAGCAGTATCGATGGCGGCCCAAATACTCACGCTGCCTATTAGCATTTATTATTTCCACCAGTTTCCGCTTCTCTTCTTATTGTCCAACCTGGTAGCAGTTCCCTTATCCAGCTTGATCTTGATTGGAGAGATTATTCTGTGCGCATTGGCTTTTATTCCCAGTATAGCCGTAAAGTGCGGCCAGCTCTTATCCTTGCTTATTCAAGGACTTAACAACTATGTGGAACGCTTAGACTCGGTGTCTTTTGCCGTTTGGCAAAACCTGTCCATTTCACCTTTGCAGACTGCATTGCTATACGCGTGCATACTTGGTTTAACGCTTTGGCTACTCCATCAACAAACCAAGGCCATTCGGATAGCCTTGAGCAGCGCACTATTGTTTATAGGCCTGCGCGCCCTTTCATTTAAACAGGCCACACAGCAACAACAGCTCATTGTTTATAACATCCCCAAGCGACAGGCCATTGATGTTATACAAGGGCAGTCTTCTGCGTTTATTGGCGATAGCGCATTGTTGCAAGAACCCGCTCTCTATCGTTTTCATCTGCAGCCATCTCGTATTCATTACCGCATTGAAGAACAGCATTGTATTAATCAGAAAACCTTTGTTATTGAAGGCAAGCAATGCTTAGTTATTGATACCACTGTAGTATTTCAACCACAACCCACTAAGCCTGTTATTGATCTGCTGATTCTTTCCAAAAACCCAAAACTTTACCTTGAGCAAATAGCCCAGGCATCAACTATCAAACAGATTGTTATTGATGGTTCGGTGCCTCATTGGAAAGCTGATCTGTGGAAACGCAGTGCCCTTGCGCTACACATTCCCTTTTATGATGTACAGGAGCAAGGTGCTTTTGTGATGCCGTTTTAG
- a CDS encoding LutB/LldF family L-lactate oxidation iron-sulfur protein, whose amino-acid sequence MSEQSSTFVAKSTVKAADREHRRKINFNIARYNAVVPQGKTQFTDVPLARERAKNVKWKAIETLDKQLELFESTLTKRGGKVLWAETADEALQQILTICKDKNCSTIVKSKSMVTEELHLNKFLNKHNIESVETDLGEYIQQLDDEPPYHIVTPAMHKSKEDVAKLFAEKLGTPSSLNPSQLTLVARQKLREKYRQAQIGITGANFIVADTGAIALTENEGNGRLSCAYPKTHIVIVGIEKVIPTLTDLGLFWPLLATYGTGQKVTVYNSIVSGPRQPGETDGPEEMYVILLDNGRTNILMNPTSRESLYCIRCGACLNACPVYKNIGGHAYGTTYSGPIGSVITPHLKEMDEWKHLSYASSLCGNCTEVCAVKINLHELLLENRAEAVKKNHASFVEKMAWVFWKKAMRNRGMMNMGSGRLKGWMVNTFVKDWKKHRSELEFPEKSFNQLWKERNGKKVK is encoded by the coding sequence ATGTCTGAACAATCATCCACCTTCGTAGCCAAAAGCACGGTAAAGGCTGCCGACAGGGAGCATCGCCGTAAGATCAACTTTAATATTGCGCGATACAATGCGGTAGTGCCGCAAGGCAAAACACAGTTTACTGATGTTCCACTGGCGCGTGAGCGGGCCAAGAATGTAAAGTGGAAGGCTATTGAAACATTGGATAAACAGCTGGAACTTTTTGAAAGTACACTGACCAAACGCGGCGGAAAGGTGCTATGGGCTGAAACGGCTGATGAAGCCTTGCAACAAATTCTCACGATCTGTAAGGATAAGAATTGCTCTACTATTGTAAAGAGCAAGAGCATGGTTACAGAGGAACTACACCTGAATAAGTTCCTGAATAAACACAATATTGAAAGTGTGGAGACAGACCTGGGTGAATACATTCAGCAACTGGACGATGAACCACCTTATCATATTGTAACACCGGCTATGCACAAGAGCAAGGAAGATGTGGCTAAACTCTTTGCTGAAAAGCTAGGTACTCCGTCTTCTTTAAATCCAAGTCAGCTAACGTTAGTAGCGCGGCAAAAGCTGCGTGAGAAATACCGTCAGGCGCAAATCGGGATCACCGGGGCCAACTTTATTGTAGCCGATACCGGCGCTATTGCCCTAACTGAAAATGAAGGTAATGGCCGCTTGAGCTGTGCTTATCCAAAAACCCATATTGTAATTGTGGGTATTGAGAAAGTGATTCCTACGCTTACTGACCTGGGATTGTTCTGGCCGCTATTGGCTACCTATGGTACGGGTCAGAAAGTAACTGTTTATAATTCTATTGTAAGCGGACCGCGCCAGCCGGGTGAAACCGACGGCCCAGAAGAAATGTATGTGATACTGCTGGATAATGGGCGCACCAATATCCTGATGAATCCAACATCAAGAGAAAGCTTGTACTGTATCCGTTGTGGTGCTTGCTTAAACGCTTGTCCTGTCTATAAAAATATTGGTGGCCATGCTTATGGCACAACCTATAGCGGTCCTATTGGATCGGTGATTACTCCCCACCTGAAAGAAATGGATGAGTGGAAGCACTTAAGCTATGCTTCTTCGCTGTGTGGCAATTGTACAGAAGTATGTGCGGTGAAGATCAACCTGCATGAACTTTTGCTGGAGAATAGGGCTGAGGCCGTGAAGAAGAACCATGCCTCCTTTGTAGAAAAGATGGCCTGGGTCTTTTGGAAAAAGGCTATGAGGAATCGCGGCATGATGAACATGGGTTCGGGCCGACTGAAAGGCTGGATGGTCAATACGTTTGTAAAAGACTGGAAGAAACACCGCAGCGAGCTTGAATTTCCTGAAAAGTCCTTCAACCAGTTGTGGAAGGAGCGTAATGGCAAAAAGGTTAAATAA
- a CDS encoding DMT family transporter, with the protein MPLNPQHKNVAGSDAQAEQDVTTYLEQMNPLPLHNKSQHRKAIAALIAVCFLWGTTWLASREGVKHMPALQLVGMRQLLGGVCYVVFFLIKGYHLPKGKEWGPILVLCVLNFLLSNALSTWGVKFISAGLGSIIGAIFPLWLVLIAAFSSHSKLRFNTVIGLLLGFAGVCVIFFDHLQDFLNPEFRFGIFISIASTWSWAFGTLYTKKQAANFNPYFSLGLQMVISGTALIGGSFALGYAIPLAAIPNASWMAIAYLVTAGSILTFLAYLYALQHLPTEQVSLYAYVNPVVAVLLGWQLLGEELSGYIIIGMLITLVGVYLVNKSIMKMLPAKRVKEEN; encoded by the coding sequence ATGCCTCTAAACCCCCAACATAAAAATGTTGCTGGCAGTGATGCGCAAGCAGAACAAGATGTAACCACGTACTTGGAACAGATGAACCCCTTGCCCCTTCACAACAAAAGCCAGCATAGGAAAGCAATAGCGGCGCTGATTGCTGTGTGTTTTTTATGGGGTACCACCTGGCTGGCTTCCAGAGAAGGCGTAAAACATATGCCAGCACTACAGTTGGTAGGAATGCGTCAACTATTAGGTGGAGTGTGTTACGTGGTCTTTTTCCTGATCAAGGGTTATCACCTTCCCAAAGGAAAAGAATGGGGCCCGATCTTGGTCCTTTGCGTGTTAAACTTCCTCTTAAGCAATGCGCTTTCTACCTGGGGTGTAAAATTTATTTCTGCTGGCCTGGGCTCCATCATTGGTGCTATTTTCCCGCTGTGGCTGGTATTGATTGCAGCATTCAGCTCACATTCCAAACTGCGGTTTAATACAGTAATTGGCCTTTTACTAGGCTTTGCCGGTGTCTGTGTTATCTTCTTCGATCACTTGCAAGATTTCCTGAATCCAGAGTTTCGCTTTGGTATTTTTATCTCTATAGCATCTACCTGGTCGTGGGCATTCGGTACACTTTATACTAAAAAGCAGGCGGCTAATTTCAACCCTTATTTTAGTTTAGGACTGCAAATGGTTATTTCCGGCACAGCTCTTATTGGTGGCAGCTTTGCCTTAGGTTATGCCATACCCTTGGCAGCTATTCCAAATGCTTCTTGGATGGCCATTGCCTACCTGGTTACCGCTGGCTCAATACTTACATTCCTGGCTTATTTATATGCCTTACAACATCTTCCCACAGAGCAGGTAAGCTTATATGCCTATGTAAATCCGGTTGTGGCTGTTTTATTGGGGTGGCAGTTGCTGGGAGAAGAACTTTCCGGCTATATTATTATCGGGATGCTGATTACCCTTGTTGGTGTATACCTGGTAAACAAGTCCATCATGAAGATGTTACCGGCTAAGCGGGTCAAAGAAGAGAATTAG
- the purH gene encoding bifunctional phosphoribosylaminoimidazolecarboxamide formyltransferase/IMP cyclohydrolase: protein MNKKISAALISVFYKDGLEPVVRQLQQQGTTIYSTGGTQKFIEDLGIPVVPVEQLTSYPSILGGRVKTLHPLIFGGILGRRNNETDVQEMKQYGIPELDLVIVDLYPFQETVANTTDEKLIIEKVDIGGPSMIRGAAKNFSDVTVLASKDDYANLVEILELQNGETTLEQRRKFAAKAFQIVADYDIAITNYFSADTPLTVFGQEQRTPLRYGENPHQQAAFFGNLSENFNQLHGKEISYNNLVDIDAAIELIQEFEGETTQATFAIIKHTNVCGISSRPSVEGAWKDALAGDAESAFGGVLVCNGAIDIATANAINEIFFEVLIAPAFDADALTILQSKKNRILLQLNKPVAATKQYKNVLNGTLVQDKDKGNYEKWEDVGGRPATASEREDLLFANIVCKHLKSNAIALVKNKQLVGKGCGQTSRIDALRHAVEKAKQFSFDLKGAVMASDAFFPFNDCVKLGDEAGITAFVQPGGSIRDKDSIEYCKERNLAMVMTGMRHFRH from the coding sequence ATGAACAAGAAAATTTCAGCCGCTCTGATCTCTGTATTTTACAAAGATGGTCTTGAGCCCGTAGTACGCCAGTTGCAACAGCAAGGCACCACTATTTACTCTACCGGAGGTACTCAAAAGTTTATTGAAGACCTGGGTATACCTGTAGTGCCAGTAGAGCAGTTAACCTCTTACCCTTCTATTTTAGGAGGTCGTGTAAAGACCTTGCATCCATTGATTTTTGGTGGTATACTAGGTCGTAGAAATAATGAAACCGATGTGCAGGAAATGAAGCAATATGGTATTCCTGAACTGGACCTGGTGATTGTGGACTTGTATCCTTTCCAGGAAACAGTAGCCAACACTACAGATGAAAAACTGATCATTGAAAAGGTTGATATTGGTGGTCCATCCATGATACGCGGTGCCGCCAAGAACTTCAGTGATGTAACGGTGTTAGCTTCCAAAGATGATTACGCCAACCTGGTAGAGATCCTGGAATTACAAAATGGAGAAACCACTTTAGAACAACGCAGAAAATTTGCGGCTAAAGCGTTCCAGATAGTAGCCGATTATGATATTGCTATCACCAACTATTTCAGTGCAGATACGCCACTGACCGTATTTGGACAAGAACAACGCACGCCACTGCGTTATGGTGAGAACCCACATCAGCAAGCTGCGTTCTTTGGCAACCTTTCCGAGAACTTCAATCAGCTGCATGGTAAAGAGATCAGCTATAACAACCTGGTAGATATTGATGCCGCTATTGAATTGATCCAGGAGTTTGAAGGTGAAACTACTCAGGCCACATTTGCTATTATCAAGCATACCAACGTGTGTGGTATTTCCAGTCGCCCTTCTGTAGAAGGCGCCTGGAAAGATGCCTTAGCAGGTGATGCAGAAAGTGCTTTTGGTGGTGTGCTGGTATGTAATGGCGCTATAGATATAGCTACTGCCAATGCTATTAACGAGATCTTCTTTGAAGTATTGATTGCACCTGCTTTTGATGCAGATGCACTGACTATTTTACAATCCAAGAAGAACCGCATATTACTACAATTGAATAAACCAGTTGCTGCTACAAAACAATACAAGAATGTATTGAATGGCACCCTGGTACAAGACAAGGATAAAGGCAACTATGAAAAGTGGGAAGATGTAGGAGGCCGTCCGGCTACTGCATCGGAAAGAGAAGACCTGTTGTTTGCCAACATCGTGTGTAAGCATTTAAAGAGCAACGCTATTGCGCTGGTAAAAAACAAACAACTGGTAGGTAAAGGTTGCGGTCAAACCAGTCGTATTGACGCCTTACGTCATGCCGTAGAAAAAGCCAAGCAGTTCAGTTTTGATCTGAAAGGAGCTGTTATGGCCAGCGATGCGTTCTTCCCCTTTAATGATTGTGTGAAGCTGGGCGATGAAGCGGGCATTACAGCGTTTGTACAACCAGGTGGTTCTATTCGCGACAAAGACAGTATTGAATATTGCAAGGAAAGAAACCTGGCTATGGTAATGACCGGCATGCGTCATTTCAGACACTAA
- the gldE gene encoding gliding motility-associated protein GldE, translated as MDYHSVDNLLFSLAYTIISANPQGAVFLVVLLIILLLLSFVTAGAEVALFTLQGKDVNMLKTKQHAAARRITSLLDERKAVYTSLLIAGTFFNISIIILTNFLLNSILHLGTVDFILPINLDMLVKIIVIAFILVLIGKVLPKVWATQNNLRFAYSTSSVVEALHLLLRRPSLYMVAIADNISKQSGADKVESASLRQLDAAIDVNNEETSVEEKNILKGIVKFGNISVKQIMRFRLDVNGVEYDTPFSELVRKVEDLHYSRLPVYKDTLDNVAGVVNTKDLLPYLHEPNFDWHTIIRAPFFVPESKLIKDLLEEFRTKRIHFAVVVDEFGGTSGIVTMEDILEEIIGDIKDEFDEEENSVRQIDNDTYIVDAKVMLHDMCRAMRLALDTFDEVRGESDSLGGLVLEIAGKFPAQDETVTAGDFQFTVLEINKNRINTVKVTINRNRNED; from the coding sequence TTGGACTATCATTCGGTTGATAACTTACTATTTTCACTAGCCTACACCATTATATCTGCAAACCCGCAGGGGGCAGTTTTTCTTGTTGTTCTGCTGATTATTTTACTCTTACTAAGCTTTGTAACAGCCGGTGCTGAGGTAGCGCTGTTTACCTTACAGGGCAAAGACGTAAACATGCTGAAAACTAAACAGCATGCCGCCGCCCGCCGCATTACCAGTTTATTAGACGAACGCAAAGCCGTTTATACTTCTTTACTGATTGCCGGCACTTTTTTCAACATCAGTATTATTATCCTGACCAATTTCTTACTGAATAGCATTTTACACCTGGGCACCGTGGACTTTATATTACCCATTAACCTGGATATGCTGGTAAAGATCATTGTTATTGCCTTTATCCTGGTGCTAATAGGAAAGGTGCTGCCCAAAGTATGGGCTACTCAAAATAATCTGCGCTTTGCCTACAGTACATCATCTGTAGTGGAAGCCTTACATCTTTTACTGCGCCGCCCCAGCTTATATATGGTGGCCATAGCCGACAATATCAGTAAACAAAGCGGTGCTGATAAAGTAGAGAGCGCAAGCCTGCGCCAGCTGGATGCCGCTATTGATGTAAACAATGAAGAAACTTCTGTAGAAGAAAAGAATATTCTAAAGGGTATTGTAAAGTTTGGCAATATCTCCGTAAAGCAGATCATGCGCTTTCGCCTGGATGTAAACGGTGTTGAATACGACACTCCCTTTAGTGAGCTTGTTAGAAAAGTAGAGGACCTGCATTACTCGCGCCTGCCGGTATATAAAGACACGCTGGATAATGTGGCTGGTGTGGTCAACACTAAAGACCTTTTACCGTATTTGCACGAGCCCAATTTTGACTGGCATACCATTATCCGCGCGCCGTTTTTTGTGCCGGAGTCTAAGCTGATCAAAGATCTGCTGGAAGAATTCCGCACAAAGCGCATACACTTTGCCGTGGTAGTAGATGAATTTGGTGGCACCAGCGGTATTGTAACCATGGAAGACATCCTGGAAGAAATTATTGGCGATATAAAGGACGAGTTTGACGAAGAGGAAAACAGCGTGCGCCAAATTGATAACGATACCTATATTGTTGATGCGAAGGTAATGCTACACGATATGTGTAGGGCTATGAGACTAGCCTTGGATACCTTTGATGAAGTGCGGGGTGAAAGTGACTCTCTTGGCGGACTGGTACTGGAAATAGCTGGTAAATTCCCTGCCCAGGATGAAACCGTAACCGCTGGCGACTTTCAATTTACTGTATTAGAGATCAATAAAAACCGCATCAACACCGTTAAGGTAACGATCAACCGCAACCGAAATGAAGACTAA
- a CDS encoding DUF3109 family protein, with the protein MISIDNVLVSDEVVEAKFVCDLNKCKGGCCEDGDAGAPLEQEEMKIIEDNFEAVVPYLTQEGLDEIKRQGKFLYDKEFGWVTPTINGGLCVYGFRDEKGIIKCGFEAAYNDGKIGWKKPISCHLFPIRLTETKQYTMVNYEPREVMCDPACAFGKKLKVPVYQFLKEPIERKFGAEFYNTLHQIAVEYFDQKAEKK; encoded by the coding sequence ATGATATCAATAGATAATGTTCTGGTGAGCGATGAGGTGGTAGAAGCCAAATTTGTGTGCGACCTAAATAAGTGTAAAGGTGGCTGCTGCGAGGATGGCGATGCCGGTGCTCCCCTGGAACAAGAAGAAATGAAAATTATCGAAGACAACTTCGAAGCCGTGGTGCCATACCTGACCCAAGAGGGACTTGACGAAATTAAGCGCCAAGGCAAGTTTTTATATGATAAAGAATTTGGCTGGGTAACTCCTACCATCAACGGTGGCCTGTGTGTATACGGCTTCCGCGATGAAAAAGGCATTATCAAGTGCGGCTTTGAAGCAGCTTATAACGATGGTAAGATCGGGTGGAAAAAGCCCATTAGCTGTCACCTGTTTCCCATTCGTCTTACTGAAACAAAGCAGTACACCATGGTCAACTACGAGCCAAGGGAAGTAATGTGCGACCCGGCTTGTGCATTTGGTAAAAAGCTAAAGGTGCCGGTATACCAGTTTTTAAAAGAGCCGATAGAACGTAAGTTTGGAGCAGAATTTTATAATACCTTACACCAGATAGCGGTTGAGTACTTTGACCAAAAAGCCGAAAAGAAGTAA
- a CDS encoding polysaccharide deacetylase family protein, with amino-acid sequence MLIYSHTVTPRLQYVASFLTQYYGESFLLTTDWQYFQSADKHKINYSATSINEQTLWIKPVDLLFEAGVKKQSIDCFEHAHGYKAFFATEGALGFDLFAAVFYLLSRYEEYLPHQKDSYGRYAHENSLAYKNGFLHLPLINIWLEDFREILQEIWNLELGIRSFQFVPTYDIDIAWSYQNKGFLRNAGGTVKSIVNGQWARVRERFKVLRGKEQDPYDCYDWLDAIHWKYELWPLYFFHVGQERNQYDKNIATTNSAFQELIKHHAHTYVVGLHPSWSSGDKAEFFQKEKEELERLASQKITFSRQHYIRFTLPDTFRRLIHNGIREDYSMGYGSINGFRASISTPFHWYDLDNEVATILQLHPFCFMDANAFFEQNLSVEDAFDELMHYYHVTKQCGAVLITIWHNQFLGTDPMFKGWQELYERFLKTVVY; translated from the coding sequence GTGCTGATTTACAGTCATACCGTTACGCCGCGGCTGCAATATGTAGCCAGCTTCCTAACGCAGTACTATGGGGAGTCATTTCTTCTGACTACCGATTGGCAGTATTTCCAAAGTGCAGACAAACATAAGATCAATTACTCTGCAACTAGCATTAATGAGCAAACGCTTTGGATAAAGCCTGTTGACCTGCTTTTTGAAGCAGGGGTGAAAAAGCAGTCGATCGACTGCTTTGAACATGCACATGGCTATAAAGCCTTCTTTGCTACAGAAGGTGCACTAGGCTTTGATCTCTTTGCTGCTGTATTTTATTTGCTATCGCGGTATGAAGAGTACCTGCCTCACCAGAAAGATAGCTATGGCCGCTATGCACACGAAAATAGTTTGGCTTATAAAAACGGCTTCCTGCACCTGCCACTGATCAATATTTGGTTGGAAGACTTTAGAGAAATCCTTCAAGAAATTTGGAATTTGGAACTTGGAATTCGGAGCTTCCAATTTGTTCCTACGTATGACATTGATATAGCCTGGAGTTATCAGAACAAAGGTTTTTTGCGTAATGCAGGAGGTACGGTAAAATCAATAGTCAATGGTCAATGGGCAAGAGTAAGAGAACGGTTTAAGGTTTTGAGAGGGAAGGAGCAGGACCCCTATGATTGCTACGACTGGTTAGATGCCATACATTGGAAGTATGAATTGTGGCCGCTGTATTTTTTTCATGTAGGGCAAGAAAGAAACCAGTACGATAAAAATATAGCTACCACTAATAGTGCTTTTCAGGAGTTGATAAAACATCATGCTCATACCTATGTAGTGGGCTTACATCCTTCTTGGAGCAGTGGTGATAAGGCCGAATTCTTTCAAAAGGAGAAAGAGGAGTTAGAGCGCCTTGCTAGTCAAAAGATTACCTTTTCCCGTCAACACTACATTCGGTTTACTTTACCAGATACTTTCCGGCGTTTAATACACAATGGTATAAGAGAAGATTACTCAATGGGCTATGGTAGTATTAATGGTTTTAGAGCTTCCATAAGTACGCCGTTTCATTGGTATGACCTGGATAATGAAGTGGCAACGATATTGCAGCTGCATCCGTTCTGTTTTATGGATGCCAATGCTTTCTTTGAGCAAAACTTATCGGTAGAAGACGCCTTTGATGAATTGATGCACTACTACCATGTAACCAAACAATGCGGTGCCGTTTTGATTACTATCTGGCATAACCAGTTTTTAGGAACTGACCCGATGTTCAAAGGCTGGCAGGAATTGTATGAGCGATTCCTTAAGACCGTTGTGTACTAA
- a CDS encoding MFS transporter, whose amino-acid sequence MKIINRTVWILSLVSLFADVASEMLYPVVPIYLKEIGFSVLLIGVLEGIAEFTAGLSKGYFGKRSDEKGIRLPFIKAGYFLSALSKPMMAVLTYPWWIFLARTTDRLGKGLRTAARDALLSQNATPQTKARVFAFHRGMDTLGAVIGPVLALTFLYFFPRQYAPLFYYAFIPGMVAVGLIFLLKEKKQPSSTLRKGNFFSFFRYWSIAPVDYKQLVLGLLVFTLFNSSDVFLLLKTKEITGSDTTTILAYIFYNLVYAVASYPLGVLADRFGLKRVFCGGLLVFAIVYLLFALSTTTYLLFIAFFLYGIYAAATEGIAKAWITNLAHDTNTATAIGFYTSGQSICTLLASVVAGVLWTGLNSTVPFIVTALAALGVYIYFRLIPAKNY is encoded by the coding sequence GTGAAGATCATCAACCGCACCGTTTGGATCCTTTCACTGGTCAGCCTGTTTGCCGACGTGGCCAGCGAGATGCTGTATCCCGTTGTTCCCATCTACCTTAAAGAAATTGGCTTTTCCGTTTTACTGATTGGTGTGCTGGAAGGCATTGCTGAATTTACGGCCGGACTCAGCAAAGGGTACTTTGGCAAGCGCAGCGATGAGAAAGGCATTCGCCTTCCCTTTATTAAAGCCGGTTATTTTTTAAGTGCTTTGTCCAAGCCTATGATGGCAGTATTAACCTATCCTTGGTGGATCTTCCTGGCCCGTACTACGGACCGGCTTGGCAAAGGCCTACGTACCGCAGCACGCGATGCATTGCTCTCACAAAACGCTACCCCACAAACCAAGGCACGTGTGTTTGCTTTTCACCGCGGTATGGATACATTGGGTGCCGTTATTGGCCCGGTGCTGGCCCTCACTTTTCTCTATTTCTTTCCCCGGCAATATGCCCCTCTGTTTTATTATGCTTTTATTCCGGGTATGGTAGCCGTGGGGTTGATCTTTTTGCTTAAAGAAAAGAAACAACCTTCCTCAACGCTACGCAAAGGCAATTTTTTCTCGTTCTTCCGCTATTGGAGCATTGCGCCGGTCGACTATAAACAACTGGTTTTAGGACTGTTGGTGTTTACATTGTTCAACAGTTCCGATGTGTTTTTGTTACTGAAGACCAAAGAGATCACCGGCAGCGATACCACTACTATTCTAGCCTATATCTTTTATAACCTGGTCTATGCAGTTGCTTCCTACCCACTGGGCGTACTGGCCGACCGGTTTGGATTGAAGCGTGTATTCTGTGGCGGCCTGTTAGTGTTTGCAATCGTATACCTGTTATTTGCTTTAAGCACGACTACCTATTTACTATTCATTGCCTTTTTCCTGTATGGCATTTATGCAGCTGCTACGGAAGGCATTGCCAAAGCATGGATCACCAACCTGGCACATGATACCAACACGGCTACTGCTATTGGCTTTTACACATCAGGACAAAGCATCTGTACATTGCTGGCAAGCGTGGTTGCTGGTGTGTTATGGACTGGTTTGAACAGCACTGTTCCATTTATAGTGACCGCCTTGGCAGCTTTAGGTGTTTATATCTACTTCCGTTTAATTCCTGCCAAAAATTATTAA